From Phycisphaerae bacterium, the proteins below share one genomic window:
- the nusA gene encoding transcription termination/antitermination protein NusA → MNAELVRIVDSIARDKNIEKDEVYLDLEQAMESAVRKAYGQLDEVKVSIDRLTGDISAARNGQPIDMRDLGRIAAQTAKQVMIQKIREAERGSIFDEFQDRKGTVVTGTVSRYEGGALIINLGRAEGFLPKSEQIPGETHHPGERIRTLILDVRESPHQVKIVLSRSHPDFIRRLFELEVPEVSERIIEVKALAREAGYRTKIAVSSIDMKVDAVGACVGVRGSRIKNIVVELGGEKIDIVRWNESSQILINNALKPAEVEETALCFELGRATVVVPDDQLSLAIGKRGQNVRLAARLTGWDIDILTPKEYNKGLDDMEKVLSSLEGMTSEKIEKMMAMGIISLGDVEEIGVEPLMKVLGLSEELAQQVISTSSEAAKRLMAEAEAAKAAAVAAAAAESAATSVTDGVETDSEIRSATAAEEAGAVDGATVPSDAGDGPKPEAPAEPLGTEGVQTPETGASQQPA, encoded by the coding sequence ATGAACGCTGAGTTGGTTCGAATCGTTGACAGCATTGCTCGGGACAAGAACATTGAGAAGGACGAGGTCTACCTTGACCTCGAGCAAGCGATGGAATCCGCGGTCCGCAAGGCTTATGGGCAGCTCGATGAAGTCAAGGTCTCGATTGATCGCCTCACCGGAGACATCAGCGCGGCCCGCAACGGCCAGCCGATCGACATGCGCGACCTGGGGCGCATCGCGGCCCAGACCGCCAAGCAGGTCATGATCCAGAAGATCCGGGAGGCTGAGCGCGGCAGCATCTTTGACGAGTTTCAGGATCGCAAGGGCACGGTCGTGACCGGCACCGTCTCGCGATATGAGGGCGGGGCTTTGATCATCAATCTGGGTCGTGCGGAGGGATTCTTGCCCAAGAGCGAGCAGATCCCGGGTGAGACTCACCATCCTGGCGAGCGGATCCGCACGCTCATCCTCGATGTCCGGGAGTCGCCCCACCAGGTCAAGATCGTGTTGAGCCGATCGCATCCGGACTTCATCCGGCGGTTGTTCGAACTTGAGGTTCCGGAGGTTTCCGAGCGGATCATTGAGGTGAAGGCCCTGGCTCGCGAGGCCGGGTATCGGACGAAGATCGCGGTCTCATCGATTGACATGAAGGTGGACGCGGTGGGCGCGTGCGTAGGTGTTCGCGGGAGCCGCATCAAGAACATCGTCGTGGAGCTGGGTGGAGAGAAGATTGACATCGTGCGCTGGAATGAATCCTCCCAGATCCTGATTAACAATGCCCTCAAGCCCGCTGAGGTCGAAGAGACGGCCCTTTGCTTCGAACTGGGGAGAGCGACCGTCGTGGTTCCGGACGACCAGCTGTCCCTGGCCATCGGCAAGCGAGGCCAGAATGTTCGTCTGGCGGCCCGACTGACCGGCTGGGACATCGATATTCTCACTCCGAAGGAATACAACAAGGGCCTGGATGACATGGAGAAGGTGCTGTCCTCCCTTGAAGGCATGACCAGCGAGAAGATCGAGAAGATGATGGCCATGGGCATCATTTCGCTGGGCGATGTCGAGGAGATCGGGGTCGAGCCGCTGATGAAGGTTCTCGGATTGAGCGAGGAACTGGCCCAGCAGGTGATCAGCACGAGCAGTGAGGCTGCCAAGCGGTTGATGGCTGAGGCGGAGGCGGCGAAGGCCGCGGCAGTGGCTGCGGCCGCCGCGGAATCGGCAGCGACAAGCGTGACGGACGGGGTCGAGACGGACTCGGAGATCCGATCGGCCACGGCTGCGGAGGAGGCGGGTGCGGTGGATGGAGCGACCGTGCCGTCTGATGCCGGTGACGGGCCGAAGCCCGAAGCTCCGGCGGAGCCGTTGGGGACGGAGGGAGTCCAGACGCCGGAGACGGGTGCCTCGCAACAGCCGGCGTAG
- the ugpC gene encoding sn-glycerol-3-phosphate ABC transporter ATP-binding protein UgpC, whose protein sequence is MAEVVLENVVKVYPGNIRAVDNVSLAIRDEEFIVLVGPSGCGKSTTLRMVAGLEEISDGTIRIGERVVNSVAPKDRDIAMVFQNYALYPHMSVYKNMAFGLKLRRVPKAEIDERVRGAARMLGIEHLLDRKPKALSGGQRQRVAVGRAIVRTPKAFLFDEPLSNLDAKLRIEMRAELKKLHRKLRTTTIYVTHDQEEAMTLGDRIVVMKDGVIHQCGSPLEVYERPVNRFVAGFVGTPPMNFLKGRVVGGENGGFWFDEGSGRLRLPDRLARAMAGCSGREMVLGVRPEGIGLRSEGRFAGRENVLSVAVTVVEPLGDRMDVHVQTGRHDRIVCRVDADRTIRDGMRLPMYLDMEQVHVFEPGDEGVNVSLTGSGDHASAA, encoded by the coding sequence ATGGCAGAGGTGGTCTTAGAGAACGTTGTGAAGGTCTACCCTGGGAATATCAGGGCGGTGGACAACGTTTCGCTGGCCATCCGAGACGAAGAGTTCATTGTCTTGGTTGGGCCGTCCGGATGTGGCAAGAGCACGACGCTCCGGATGGTGGCCGGTCTCGAGGAGATCAGCGACGGCACGATCCGGATCGGTGAGCGTGTGGTCAACAGCGTTGCGCCGAAGGATCGCGATATCGCGATGGTCTTCCAAAACTACGCTCTGTACCCGCACATGTCGGTGTACAAGAACATGGCGTTTGGCCTGAAGCTCCGGCGGGTGCCCAAAGCGGAGATTGATGAGCGGGTGCGGGGGGCGGCCAGGATGCTGGGCATCGAGCACCTGCTGGACCGAAAGCCGAAGGCCTTGTCGGGCGGGCAGCGACAGCGGGTGGCGGTGGGGCGGGCGATCGTTCGGACGCCGAAGGCGTTTCTGTTCGACGAGCCGCTGAGCAACCTGGATGCGAAGCTGCGTATCGAGATGCGGGCGGAGTTGAAGAAGCTCCACCGCAAGCTACGGACGACGACGATCTACGTCACCCACGACCAGGAAGAGGCGATGACGCTGGGAGACCGGATCGTGGTCATGAAGGACGGCGTCATTCACCAGTGTGGCAGTCCGCTGGAGGTTTACGAGCGGCCGGTGAATCGCTTTGTTGCAGGGTTCGTGGGCACGCCGCCGATGAACTTCCTGAAAGGGCGTGTCGTGGGGGGGGAGAACGGCGGTTTTTGGTTCGACGAGGGATCCGGCAGACTGCGTTTGCCGGACCGTTTGGCCCGGGCCATGGCCGGTTGCAGCGGACGGGAGATGGTGCTGGGCGTGCGTCCGGAGGGGATTGGTCTGCGTTCCGAAGGCCGATTCGCAGGGCGAGAGAATGTCTTGAGCGTGGCGGTGACCGTGGTTGAGCCGCTGGGCGATCGAATGGACGTGCATGTTCAGACCGGGCGGCACGACCGTATCGTCTGCCGAGTGGATGCCGACCGGACGATCAGGGACGGGATGAGACTTCCGATGTACCTGGACATGGAGCAGGTGCATGTTTTCGAGCCGGGAGACGAAGGTGTGAACGTCAGCCTGACCGGAAGTGGAGACCACGCCAGTGCGGCCTAG
- a CDS encoding sulfatase-like hydrolase/transferase: MDSLRPDFLGVYDPQGRQPPVINKLAQGAAIFTEAVCHAPFTTPAIASLLTGVYPFRTGVRLLLGQLCNQKIPTLAEYTRRAGFLTAGFPSTLVLNSPTGLNRGFDLYRDIHDGTMTCRGGCWQT, encoded by the coding sequence ATGGACTCCCTCCGACCGGATTTCCTGGGTGTGTACGATCCGCAGGGTCGGCAACCCCCCGTCATCAACAAGCTGGCGCAGGGAGCGGCGATCTTCACCGAGGCGGTCTGCCACGCGCCCTTCACGACGCCGGCCATCGCCAGCCTGCTGACCGGTGTATACCCCTTCCGAACCGGCGTGCGTCTCCTCCTGGGCCAGTTGTGCAACCAGAAGATCCCCACCCTGGCCGAGTACACCCGCCGGGCAGGATTCCTCACCGCCGGGTTCCCTTCCACCCTTGTCTTGAACTCGCCAACCGGGCTCAACCGCGGATTCGATCTCTACCGGGACATCCACGACGGAACCATGACCTGCCGAGGAGGATGCTGGCAGACCTGA